The following proteins come from a genomic window of Ostrinia nubilalis chromosome 29, ilOstNubi1.1, whole genome shotgun sequence:
- the LOC135085737 gene encoding sphingolipid delta(4)-desaturase DES1 — translation MGAKVSRNDFEWVYTEEPHASRRKIILEKYPQIKQLFGYDPLFKWVVTAMVLTQILMMPVVQRLSWPAAMVLAYCFGGVINHSLMLAIHEIAHNLAFGHNRPLHNRLFGFFANLPIGIPISISFKKYHLEHHRYQGDEVIDTDLPTLLEAKLFCTTGGKLLWLLLQPLFYSIRPLVVRPKPPSPLELVNLVIQLFFDAVVVQMFGWKVLAYLVLGSLMAMGIHPVAGHFISEHYMFKKGFETYSYYGPLNWITFNVGYHNEHHDFPAVPGRRLPEVRRIASEFYDNLPQHNSWSSVLYDFVTDPDIGPYARIKRKHHGLDS, via the exons AAAAGTACCCCCAAATCAAGCAGTTATTCGGCTACGACCCGCTCTTCAAATGGGTGGTGACGGCCATGGTGCTGACACAAATACTGATGATGCCGGTTGTCCAGAGACTGAGCTGGCCGGCTGCGATGGTGTTGGCTTACTGCTTTGGAGGAGTCATCAACCACTCACTCATGTTGG CTATCCACGAGATCGCCCATAACCTAGCATTTGGCCACAACAGGCCGCTCCACAACCGACTGTTCGGTTTCTTCGCCAACCTGCCCATCGGGATACCTATATCCATCAGCTTCAAGAAATACCACCTGGAACACCATAGA TACCAAGGCGACGAAGTCATAGACACAGACTTGCCCACTTTGCTAGAAGCGAAACTGTTTTGTACCACTGGTGGGAAACTGCTGTGGCTGCTTCTCCAGCCGTTGTTTTATTCCATCCGCCCACTGGTGGTCCGGCCTAAGCCGCCGTCGCCGTTGGAGCTCGTCAACCTTGTCATTCAACTGTTCTTCGATGCTGTGGTCGTGCAGATGTTTG GTTGGAAAGTCCTGGCCTACTTAGTCTTGGGATCGCTGATGGCTATGGGAATCCACCCAGTGGCTG GCCACTTCATATCCGAGCATTACATGTTCAAGAAGGGTTTCGAGACGTATTCGTACTACGGACCCCTCAACTGGATCACATTCAACGTGGGGTACCATAACGAGCACCATGACTTCCCGGCAGTACCCGGCAGGAGACTGCCTGAG GTCAGGAGGATAGCATCAGAGTTCTACGACAACTTGCCGCAGCACAACAGCTGGTCAAGCGTGCTATACGACTTTGTGACGGACCCCGACATTGGGCCCTATGCACGAATCAAGAGGAAGCACCACGGTCTGGATAGCTAG